One Lepisosteus oculatus isolate fLepOcu1 chromosome 27, fLepOcu1.hap2, whole genome shotgun sequence genomic window, CAGAAGTGACAAAGGAATCAATCTGCAGCAGGTGGACCTTCCTCCATGCTAAACCTTTGTGTCCTTTCCTCTTCAAGGTGGATGGCCTCTTCAAATCACTCCCTTATTTCATGCACTCTGACAAGGTGGTGACGTACAGCGCAGGGCTCTACATGGTTGTCAGAACGGACTTTGGTCTCTCCCTGACCCTCGACAGCACCAGCCATGTCACTCTTGCAGTGCCCAGTGTGTACTCAGGCGCCCTCTGTGGCCTGTGTGGGAACTACAATGCCAACTCCACAGATGACCTGACAGGACAAGACGGCCGGCTGGCCGAGAGCATGGATGAGTTTGGGCGGAGCTGGAGAGTCGGAGGTGATCCCGACTGTGTGGATGGCTGCAAAGGGGACACCTGTCTGGGATGTCCGGAGCTGCAGAAGGAGCTGTATATGGGACGCGATTCCTGTGCCATGCTCACTGACCCCAGTGGGCCCTTCAGAGAGTGTCACTCCACTGTGGACGCCCACAGGTCCTTCAATAACTGTGTGGGGGAGGTCTGTTCTAGTGGGGGCCTGCAGTCGGTTCTGTGTCAGTCCCTGGCACGCTATGTCTCTGCCTGCCAAGAAGCTGGAGTCCACATCTCTCCCTGGAGAAATTCCACTTTTTGCGGTGAGTGTGCATAACTCTTGAAACAGACCTGACTGCCTTTGCACGTGAAACTAGGCTGAGTTAACTTTTACTTCTGAGGGAATCGGTTCACACTTCAGCAGTGGGTGAGGGAAGCTTTCTCGCTTTTTAAACTGATTTATGCCAGATTGAAGTTGTGTGATTGAGCATGAGCAGAAATCGAGCAGCTAAACGCCTAGGGCCTTTCTGGATCGCTCTGGCTTGCTTTAACTACGTCTCTTCCCCATGCTTATCTGAAATCTGAACCCATTTGTTGAAAAGGGGGCACATGAGCGCCATCCATGTGCTGATCAAATCGCAGGCAGTGAATGTTTGCTTGTGCTATAAAACTGAGtcaccagtagggggtgcttcTGAGGTGTTATGTAGCCGTTGCACCCTGAATTAACAAATTCATAAACAAGCTTGTAGTTCTTGCTCTTTGGGCATGTCCCAATACTTCTGGGTTTTAATGATGGCGCTCAACTCCATGGGAATCCTAAATGATCACAACTTGTACAATAAAGAGCTGCCTGCTCTTACTGGAAGGGTTTCTCCTGACTACCATTAGATAGTGTTGTAAGCGGGGAAACTGGCTCCACTAGGTGGCAGTGTTATACAGATCTTAAACTTCACAATGCTAGAACAGACCAGATGGGTAGACCTTAGAACCAGTTACTCTTTATGCAAAAACCCATTAATTTCCTATGGGTTTCTGGAGTTGAAAAAGCATTTTCCCCTTTTCTCCTTGAGCAGACCTGCTTTGCCCAGCTGGCAGCCACTACAGTCTCTGCTCGGATGCTCTTCCTCCGTCCTGTGTGAGTGTCCCGCCCCCTGTGCCTGCACTCTCCTCCTCGCCATGCCGTGAGGACTGCCAGTGTGACCCCGGTCTGCTCCGCAGTGGGGGTGCCTGTGTGCCCCCCCAGCAGTGTGGCTGTCTCAACGATGGTGGCTATCTTCTGTCTGGGGAGACCTACTACACTGACTTCTGCCAACAGCTGTGCACTTGCCAGCTCGGTGGGATGCTCCAGTGTCAGGCGGCCTCCTgctccagtggggaggagtgCCGAGTGAAAGATGGGGTGCTGGGGTGTCACCTGCCAGCTCTGCATGGGAGGTGCTCGGTTTTGGGTGGCATGCACTACCACACCTTCGATGGGCGAGACTTTGACTTCCGAGGGAACTGTACCTACACCCTGGCCAGGAGGATCCCCAAGTGGGGTGCAGGGGGTGGCCTGGCGTCCTTCTTTGTGCGGGTGCAAAATGAGCAACAGGAGGGATCGGCTGTCTGGCTCACCAACCGGGTGGAGCTGGAGGTTTCAGGGCAGAACTTCAGCCTGAGCCGGGAGCATGCTGGGAAAGTGGAGGTGAGGATATGTGATTTTTGCACCACATCCCGAGGACATCAGTTGGTTTTCAACTTGGATAAATCGCTCCTCTCTACTTCACAGCTGTTTAAGACAATTGACTTTTCTTTGGAGGGCCCCTCTTAAAATTCAGGAACTCCACCTACTTGTTGCATATAAGATcttggcagcagtgtggagctaTGATTAGATCTCCACACTTTCACGTGGAAGATGGTTTAAATCCCAAGTTGCTATCTTGGGTTTTGATGCAATGCTTTTCTTAAACCAAGTTTGATGTAAAATGGCTGTGGTTTCCCATTCAGGTGGATGGAGTGCTGGAAAACCTCCCTTTCTCGCGCCCCGGCGTGCGAGTTTACCGGCGAGGGCTCGGTGTGGTGATCCATGCCCATAGCTTGGTGAAAGTGACCTTTGACCTTCAGTACCACGTGGCGCTGATGATCCCAGACGGCCACAGGGACCAGCTGTATGGCCTGTGTGGGAACTTCAACGGGAATCCCTGGGATGATCTCCAGCTCCCGGACGGCAGGCTGACGGAGGACCCGCAGGAGCTCGGTGCCTCCTGGAGAGCGCCTGTGCTGGGGGAGGACTGCAGCGACGGCTGTGGGGGGGCCTGCCCCCACTGTGACCCCCAGGTGGCGACATCTTGGGTTCAGGAAGAGAGCTCCTGCTGGCTGACCATGGCTCCCAGTGGCCCCTTTGCTGCCTGCAGCCCTGTTGTGGACCCCCAGTCTTTCTTCGGCGCCTGCATGTATGACCTGTGTCTGGCCCAGGCGGGCCGGGTGCCGCTGTGCGCCAGTCTACAGGCCTACGCCTCTGCCTGCCAGGAGGCCGGGGTGTCCATCCTGCCCTGGAGAACCAGCGCATTTTGCCGTGAGTCGGTCTGCTGGCGCTGCTGTCCGGTGGCGGGAGGTGCAGGGCTCGGCTGTATCCTGACGGGCGCCTCCTGTCGCTTGGTTTCCAGCGCCGCGGTGCCCAGAGTTCAGCCACTACAGCCCCTGCGCGGACGCCTGCGCGGCCGCCTGCGCAGAGGTGCGGCCCATCCTGGACTGTCCCGCCAACTGCACGGAGGCCTGCGCGTGCGACAGTGGCTACGTCTTCGATGGGAACGCCTGCGTCTCTGCGGACGAGTGCGGCTGCTTCCGGGACGGGAGGCGATACAAGGTGACCGGGATGCTTGTTCTGAGCTCATGCTGAAACCGGTTAGCCTGGGCCTGAAAAGCCAGCTTGCCAAGATCCTCACATCAACCAAGCTTATTGATGACTAAATCGGTCATATGACCTCTACTTTGGGAAAGGCTGGGCAGTTTATGGCAGTCTCCAGCCAGGGGTTAATCGGCTCTGTTCAGGAATAGCAGGCTACCGGGACTTAATCGCTTTGGAGAAATCTGAAACCTCCCCGCTATTCATGATGGTAAAACTAAATCATTCCAAATTGTTAAAATTCATTAAATCATCAGAGCTCATCTGGGACCAAAATAAAACTTAAGTTGAAGTCTGAATTGAACAGGGGGTAGCCCTTATGGTCAGGTGACTCAGTGTTGAATATCTATGAAATTCAATGTTCTGTCTTTCTAGTGTAGAAATGGGCTTGAAGGGTGAGGGACTATGAATGCGGCTCTGGGGTTTCAGGCTGCCCTTATCCTTGGCTTCTGTTTCTGCAGCCTGGAGAGGACACGCTGGTGGAGAACTGCTCCTTGAACTGTACCTGTGTTCCTCCATCCCTCCTTTGTGAACCTTATTCCTGTCCTGTGCCCCTGACCTGCCAGGCCTGGGATGGGGTCCTTAGTTGTCACGAGCCAGGTACCGCTGTTCTCCCAGCCTCCCTAGCCTTTCCTTTCACAATTTCTACAGATCCCAACCAATTCCCATGTGGCCTTGGATGTTTTTGGTTTTCAGTTTCAAAAGGGGGTTTGAGCAGGGAGTTCTTATGCCCAGGGTTGTGAAATTTGACTACAGTTAGGGACAGGGGTGCTACCTTGCTTCTCAAACCAGAGTCTTAAACCCTGGAACTCTACCTGAATGGCATGGCCTGTGGGCACATCGGTGAGGTGTCTGTGGATTGGAGTGCACAGGCTGGCTGCTGTAAGTCCAGGCCGCCTCTTCTGGTGTTCAACAGACCAGTGCCCAGTCTTGAGAAACCAGATGTCTTTCTCTTCCCAGCCCTGAGCTCTGTTTCTGCAGATGACGATTGGCTGCCTACAGATTGCACAGAAAGTATTGATGGATCTGATGGTGAGTTTTGGTGCACAAATTCAGAAGCTCTTAATCCAGGTAGACTTCTTGATGGCCATTAAATTGAGATACGTCTAGCCATCCCCAATCTGGAGATGTAGACTTGGAGAAGGGACCAAGACCTATAGCTTTAGCCCTTGAGCAGGAAAGCTCCAGCAACTTAAAACCTTTGTATAGTGTTGGCTTTCCAAGAATGTCTATGCCGACTCCTGCCGAACCTGTAGTTGGTAACTTCCTGTTAATCCTCAATTTGTTTAATTGCGGTTATCTCCCCCAGCTTCTCCCTGCCCGGAACACAGCAGCTATACCACCTGTGGAACTGCCTGCCCCCGTTCCTGCACCCACAAGCTGCAGAACATGATGTGTATTACGTTGTGTGTGGCGGGCTGCTTCTGTGATAAAGGGTACCTGCAGAGCCCTCGGGGCTGTGTCCGGGAGGACCAGTGTGGCTGCATATACAACGGCCAGTACTACAACCCTGGGGATGTCTTCTGGACCCCTGTGGACTGCCGCCAGCGCTGCACCTGCGTCCCCTCCACTGGAGCGGTGCTCTGCCAAAATAGCAGCTGTGGTGCCCAAGAGCAGTGCTCATtgagtgtgggagtgtggagaTGCCACCCCACCGGCCACTTCAACTGCTCAGTGCAGGCTGGCCGCCACTTCCTGACCTTTGACCGCCGTGCCTATGACTTCTGGGGCTCCTGCTCCTACTGGCTGGTGCGCATCTGTTCCCAGAATTCCCAGCTTGTGCCCTTTGAGATCCGCCTGTCTGAGGGCAGCTGTGGAAATCGGCTCTCCAACGACGTGGACCTGAGCATTAAGGTTTACAAGACCTTGATCTccataagcaaagcttctccTTTGAAGGTTCAGGTAAGCTTGTAGGTGTCGGTGCTCTGGAGACCTCTAAAGCCAAGAGCATTGGGGGGTCTTCGATCACTGGTTCTGTGGAGGGGTCTAAGCAAATTAAATGGGACTTCAAAACACTCTTCAGCCTGAGAATGTAGCTCGGGTGTCTGAGATGAATACCTCCTGCTGaatgggactttttttttttgttgtgacCTTTGTCACTCAGTTTAGCCTGCACTAGTGTGGCAGGAGGGTGCTTAGTTTGAAGCTGAATGTTCAAAATGCTCCCTAAGGGATGAATGCCTGCAAAGCAAACTTGATTAGTTTAGACTGAGGACCTGAATTAGCATCACCTGGAGCAGAACCCGAGCGGCGTGCAGCAGTGCAACTATCCCTAGGATAGGGTGGGATGCCACTAGATTGCAGGTCCAGAGCTCTTCATTTAGAGAAGTTGAACTGCACTAAGCTTTTCCAGACTGGTTATTGGGGTCTTGGAGGAGTtggatgtcttttttttttaagctctgAACTTTTCATTCGCAGGGCAACCATCTTAAATTTTAATGTAATGGATTTTTACTAAAACATGTAAATTAATCGGCACATCTCGCATGTACATAACATACAgccattaaattacattttagcaaGATTTAATGCCCTTAAATGTCTCCATTTGAGAGGATGGATTTTCTTGTTCACTTGTCTCCCCAGGTGAATGGATCGCAGGTGTTTCTGCCGTTCACATGGAACAGCCAGGTAGTGATCTATCCCTCTCCCTGGTCTGTGATGGTAGAGACCGACTTTGGCCTGCGGGTGGCACTGTACCAGAGCAGCACATGGGTGGTTTTCCTGCCCAGAACCTatggcagtgtggtgtgtggcTTGTGTGGCAATGCCAATGGCAATCCTAGTGATGACTTCCTGATGCCCACTGGGCAGCTGGCAGTGAGTGCCCAGGAGTTTAGCAGCAGCTGGCAGGTGGACAAGGTTCCTGGGTGTGAGACCGTGTGCAGCTCGGGCACCAGGCAGTGCAGAGTGGaggagcagcagctgttcaggagGGAGCTGTACTGCGGGGTGCTGCTCAATGACATGGGCCCCTTTGGGCGGTGCACCCGCATCCTGGATCCCCAGCCTTACCTGCGCAGCTGCATCGCAGACACCTGCGCATATGGGGGTCACCACTCGGCACTCTGCAGCTCCATTGCGGCCTACGTTGCAGCCTGCCAGGCTGCTGAGATCCCCGTCAGGCAGTGGAGGAGGGACACCTTCTGCGGTAGGTCTCTGTGCATGCTGCTCCAgttgctatatactgtaggaactgCGCTAGCAAAGCTCTTCCGGTGGGATCTTATTGCTCTTTCTATATGCATAAGATCCTTCTTGCCAAAGTAGCTTATTGCTCATTTGGAAAATGGGCAGATTGATGGATGTCTGAAACTTTGTATTGCTTTGCAATGTCAAGAGTACTGCAAACTGGTGTGGTCTGTAAGCCCTGTGGCCAAATGCTGTGTGATGGGTCGGCTTTACATTACTTTAAAAGACCAAATTTACTTCCACCGATCTTCAGATTCCCCCTAGTCTGCATGTTGAAGATGCAGTACTCTTAACTTGCAAATGTTTCTAGGGCTGCAGACGTGAGAACTCGGATTTATCCTATTTCTGCTCATTCTTAGGGGCTGCATGTCCGGACAACAGCCACTACGAGCTCTGTGGCACCAGCTGTCCCGTCACCTGCTACAATCTCGCTGCCCCAGTGTACTGCAGCGCCTCCTGCAGGGAGGGctgtcagtgtgacagtggcTTCGTGCTCGGCAACGGGAGGTGCATCCCAATCTCTGATTGTGGGTGCCTTTACCAAGGGCAGTACTACCCTCAGGGCGTCTTCTACCCTGAAGCAGGGTGCCATCTGCGGTGCCAGTGCAGCATGGGTGGGCGGGTCCAGTGCTTTCGGTGTGGCTGCGGGCCGCAGGAGCAGTgccgggaggaggggggggtccGGAAGTGTGTGCCAGCCAGCTACGGCATGTGCCTGGTGCTGGCCGGCATCGGCTATGTGACCTTTGACGGTGACCGGTATGTGGCTGGGGGCTCCTGCTCGTACCTGGTGGCCCAGGCGGAGGGGTTGGACCTGGAGCGCTTCGTGGTCGTGCTGCGGATGGAGGGTGCCCGGGTGGCGAGCGTGGTGGCGGTGGCCCTGGAGGGGTACAACATCATGATCCGGAGGGCAGCGCCGCGGAAGATCCGGGTGAGTCACTTCCCTATCCCTCTCCCAAATGGGCATTCTGGAACCTGCTCCCCTTTGGGGTGTTGGGCAAAGCCAAGCGAGTTTAGTCCTGCGACCCCGCTGGCTTCCAAGTGACCGACTGCAGGAGGAGCAGGCTTCCCTGGAGAGGACTCAGCTCCAGGACCTTTCTCTTCCAGGTCAATGGCGAGGACTTCAGCTTGCCCCTGGAAATGCCCGACAGGCTCATCTGGGCCTACCAGGACGGCATCACCACTGTTCTTCAGACGGGCTTTGGGCTCAAGGTTCTCTTCTCATCCAATGGTCCGCTCTGGCTCGTGGTCCCGTCCCGCTACAGGAGCGCCACCTCTGGCCTGTGTGGGAACTTCAACGGCTTGAACTGGGATGACCGTCGGCTCCGCAGTGGTGCGCCGGCCTCcagcctggctgccttcctgagCAGCTGGGCAGAGGCGGGCGAGGGGGTGGCCTGTGACCACGGTTGTGCCGACAACTGTCCGTTCTGCGATGTTGCGCTGGGCCTGGGGGGCATCATCCAGCAGAAGTGTGGCCCGCTGAGCGCCGTGGACGGGCCGTTCGGCCGCTGCAGGGCGGTGCTGGAGTCGGATCAGTTCTTCCCCTTCTGCGTGGACGCCCTGTGCAAGACGTCCGGGGACCTGTGCCTCATCCTGGAGGCCTACGCCATGGCCTGCCGCTCCAGGGGAGGGGTCCCGGGACCCTGGAGAGCCAACGCCTCCTGTCGTAAGTGTTCTCCTGCAGGTGGTGTGGGTCTGGCCTGTGGCTCGGGTTCGTGCTTCATCTTGAGCTGACTGGGGTTAACAACACCAGGGTGTCCAGCCCCGCTGCTGGAGACCCCACCCAGATTTGGTGGGTCACCACTTAACCAGTTTCTAAAAAATACCAGGTTAACAGGTTGTAATTTAAAGTTGTTTAGTTTGCAGTCGGTCTCCTTGTTTGCAATTGATTGGATGACTTATTGGAGGATTGGCAATTGTTCAGAGCCATTGCCAAAAATCAAGCCAGTCCAGCAGTGGATCATGAGCCAGAAGGTGGAGCGGATGTCCTCTTTAAAATCACCCCTTTTATTCTgcgggtggtgggagtgtgggacGAGTGGTGGTGCCCTGCGTCCTCCTGGGAGGATGACTGGGCTTTAACGGCTGTACCCTTTCTTGCCACTACCCCAGCGCTCACCTGCCCAGACCGCAGCTCCGTCAGCCCCTGCGTGGCGTCTAGCAGCAGCTCCTGCGCCGAGGTGCTCAGCCCCCCGCGGGGCCCGGGCGGCTGCTCCGAGGGGTGCCAGTGCGACAACGGCAACGTCTTCGATGGGGGCGAGTGCATACCCCTGGGCAACTGTGGGTGCCTGTACCAGGGCAGATACATCAAGGTACTTGTGGAGGTGGGGGCCGGTTGGTCTAACGAACTGCAGGGGACGGTGGGGAAGGGGCCTCCCTGTGCTGCACTTTCATGCCATGTCACTACGCCCTGGGGTGCCAAGGCCGTCTCTGGCTTCGCAGGCCCTCCCTGGTGGAGGGTTCCAATCAACTGGCTTCATTAGTTGAGACTTAATTGTTGGAAGGTTGCCATACCTCCTGGGGTGAAAGAGGATGTGTGGGCTTTGTCAagctctggggggggggggggcaaagTACAGCAGTATAATTGATCCTTTCAGAACCCAATAGGTTTGGTCAACATGCTGCCTGTGCTTCTGCCTTTAAGCACATTGAGGAGGAGAACTTGCAGGACCCAGGCAAGCACCTTGACTGGTGATCTGGCACGTAACTTTCTCATTGCAGCTGAGCCCAAGCCCCAAACCTCTTGTCTCCTAGATGGGCGCGAAGCTGTACAATGAGGACTGTACCCGAAGGTGCGAGTGCCATCGTCTAGGTGGGACGTTGTGTGAGCCCACTGCCTGCAGCCCGAGGGAGATCTGCACCCTGAGAGATGGGGTGAGGGGGTGTTACCCCCGGGAGCAGGGCTGCCAGCTGCTGGGGGGGTCTGGCCTCCAATCCTTCGATGGCCGTCAGCTGACTCTGACACCTGGTGCGCCCTATGAGCTCTCCTCCCTCTGTGACCCCACCAGTGACAAGTGGTTCCGGGTTGTAGCCTGCAGCTCCTCCCAAGGCCAGAAGACCAGGGTGCTGCATATCTTCCTGGGCCTCAGCCTCATCCGGATCCAGGACCGCACTGTGCAGGTAGAGGGGAGGCCTTGCTCGTGCTGGGGTGACTCCTTCAATCCGCTGCAATTGCTCAGGGGTGTTCTTCCCTGCTGCTCATCCAGGTGAACGGCCGCCGCGTCACCCTGCCGGTCAGCCTGGCCGCGGGGGTGTCGCTGAGAGAGAACGGAGCTGGGGCGCTGGTTGTGAAGCGGGGCTTGGAGATCGAGGTTCAGCTCAGCCCCTCTGAGGACGTCACGGTGGTCCTGTCCCTCTGGTACGTCGGGAAAACGTGTGGCGCCTGCGGGAACTACAACGGCAGCCCCTCAGACGACCTCGTGGGATCAAACTCCTGGGTCGCCAAGAACTTCACCGGCTGGTGGGTCTCGATACTCTTCTTTAACTTCATTAAGAATGGCAGTTTCTTCATGCAGCACCAAGTTAACTTTAGCACTGTGTGTGAGCAGCACTTCAATTTGCTGCCATGGTTGGGGGGGAATAAATCTGCACATTAAATGTTCacttgtctttgttttgcagCGGTGCTGCTGTCTGATGGACGAAGACCCCTGTGCTCTTATTTGTACATGCTGCTGGATGTACTGCCCTCTGTTTTGGgaatgttttgaaataaaagtCTTGAGCAATGTGACTCCTTGCTTTCTCTGCACCTGATTCTTATAGCCTAATTTCAGCTCTGCTTGCATAGGGCCTGTTTCATTATTCTACATTAACAGGCTTTTAAACAACCCCAAAACGGAGCATGCTCAAACACCAGTTTTGTGTAGCTGGTTTGTCTATTGTGCTGGGTATGATGCTCCTAACCTCCTATAGGAGCATTTTAGAGCAGTGTGCTGAAGTGTTTGTGGACAAAACAAACTGTAAATGGGGATGGGGTAGCTCAGTTGAACCTGTCCCATTTATTCAAGCTCCAATAAAATGTAAGGTTGGAATACTTGCTGTTCCTGTGCTCTGTTGCAGAAGTGTAACTTATGCCAGCAGCAGATGAACAGGTTTAAAAGTATTGCCAACAAATGTCTTAATTGTTGGTGCCCCTGAACTAGAAATTAATGAACTAGAAAAGCAGTAGGCTGGTGTGCTGTTAGAACAGGTTCTTTGGGTTTTTATTCTACCAGAAATGAGTCAATTTAAAGTTACCAATTGTATACATTAGTACACCAAGTTTGCTTTCCAGATCTTTGCTGGTTTGATCACTTCAAGCTCCAGCCTGCCTGTTGGGTGAAGATGAGTAAAACAAACTCCCAGTTCTGTTTTTAAGATCTGGACAGGCTGGAGCTCTGCTGTGTGCCCTTCAGGCCTCTTGCTTCAGCTTTAACAGATCTCACTAGTTGGTGAAGCCTGTTCCATCAGCCTAGTTAACATTTCTATGATGTTGGCTAAACCTTTGAGTTCATGTTGGGGTTCTAGTGTGAGTCAATGTTTGTGGATTCCTCCTTTTCTCTAGTTGGTGCTGGTTTCCCAAGGAGACTAGTGTTTTGTTTCTAGTGctcaaggatttttttttcccccttctgCTGCATGGAGGGCAATCCTGAAGCTGGGATTTCCCCTCCCACCCCCAACAAACACTGACTCAAGCTCGGCTCCAGCCGCCCTGAAGGTCAACAATGCCTGCGCTGTGTGCAATGGCACGCTCCGGCTCCTGAGAGCGGCTGCGATAAGCAGGGTGTGAGTGGGGAACTGCTCGGGATCGCCCAGGGATTAGGAGGCAGTTTACCTTCCCTCATCAGCCCGTGAAGGACCAGCGGAGCTGGGAGCCTGTTTCTATTTCCTCAAAGGGCCAAGAGTCTTGTTCCCAGATCTGAATTCAAACCCAGTAGAGTTGTGCTGCTGCTCAGGGAGTCTGCAGGCGTTGGTAACCTGGCAAATCCAGTCCCGCAGTACTCAGCTTGGCTTCTAGATCTCTTGG contains:
- the LOC102690566 gene encoding IgGFc-binding protein-like codes for the protein MTTVSLPAQVDMLGSYSPSAFLVQADQEVSVLALRCRPGSCAASLLYPVGFWGNHYYAVAPLVPGQASLAEIVITNHASNNLVDIVLAAPVSFQGRAYSRGDVLTLRLGPFWSAQLQSPQSLSGSEITSQEAVGVVCGYTCAPEGSQGCSYGFVQLLPTSGWGDTYVVPPLPTQSSSDLLYVFTYLTTRLQVRDNQAQHERTLLGGAVEELPVNPSSAAYITASNGVQVVYFCSGAAAPFLISLLSADRSCLNFGLVARPGFQTHAVVVAKGSSGIQLRYDGVPLPPGVSWHSVAGVDQSWGLLPIGSPGQHSLQQLDGQFGVYVIGTSPTSSYSYPGLCSGTARDPCQVVRCGYSRQCVVKAGVPMCVSIAGLCQAWGDPHYLTFDGTAFDFQGSCTYTISQTSCPGAPPLPGGFAVQAANENRGDARLSFVREVHVTLPGVNITIMRGEEPQVRVNGSKHYLPIRLQAGALVLYHSGFSAVLATAGGLLLRFDWLHHLQLELRRDLAGAVCGLCGNFNDDPSDDLLTPDGRLALGKEDFGRSWAVTGGAGGDGGCQHGCGGGPCPQCSAEQLSRFSLRSSCGLLEDQLGPFAPCRAAVDPTPYVRGCIYDLCVFEGAGELLCRAVKTYADACQWAGIQVSSWRGLAHCPLTCPANSHYEPCGSACPATCSDPDAPARCQAACVETCQCDVGFLLSGGGCVLPQQCGCTYQGFYYLPGQQFWADNQCQELCTCDPSAHQVRCVPAQCQPNELCRSVGGELGCHPVQLGICSVEGDPHYTTFDGRRYDFEGSCVYQLAASCPGSLGLEPFEVRVQNEQEGPTGAASSKTVLILVHGYQIEITREHTSRVLVNGILISLPLLLSGGKVKMYRRGLAATVETDFGLILTYDWNNHVTLALNRTYAGFLCGLCGNYNNNPADDLATSSGQLTSDPTTFGRSWRTSQVPGCQDARPQGQPACSEAQRATLLGRSSCGMLTDPLGPFRECHRAVDPDRFFQNCLSDVCLGQGRQGVLCQFLASYVGQCQEAGANIYHWRSSGFCELSCPANSRYVLCSTSPSASCIQSPGPVGITCREDCRCLFGFVRSGDQCVPSSHCGCLHEGVYYQSGDRFFPDSQCTQLCTCSAGNRVQCQPSSCPQGEQCAMREGTRGCYPLAALDSGVVNPIHRHSGCSVAGGLHYRSFDGRAFDLWGNCTYTLAQSCPGSGPGVPVEPFSVQVQHERVELEIYGMTFALLKGRAGEVQVDGVTWTIPAVLDRVSAVQHGLRVRVETQAGLVLLYDLQYYLLVSLPGSYGSQVCGLCGDFNGSPEDDLRLPDGRLASDPQELGAAWTVPALGAGCPKGCGETCPRCDPGAASQFGSEHSCGMIGAPGGPFAACVSVVDPQPFLSSCIYDLCLSQGLLAQLCRSLQAYAAACQDAGVDILPWRSPELCSLTCPPGSQYQLCAKMCPLSCAGALWGRCPQTCVEGCECAPGLQFSGEGCVAIDKCGCFHNGRYYKPGEATWEERCTKRCTCTPPAGLSCVPAACDEGLECRVDKGALGCFMAWHCPKNSHHEPCGSACPATCGDPDAPARCQAACVETCQCDAGFLLSGGECVAPSQCGCTHDGFYYPANETFWVDECHKQCTCDPHTNRVTCRQASCGPLETCQLVGGVRRCQPLGVKSCSSEGGLHFVTFDGLGYDFQGGCVYQLVGLCSGDPSLTPFTVWIQRGRGVSPAVMLTVNVYGITMEISTNGDGRIQVDGLFKSLPYFMHSDKVVTYSAGLYMVVRTDFGLSLTLDSTSHVTLAVPSVYSGALCGLCGNYNANSTDDLTGQDGRLAESMDEFGRSWRVGGDPDCVDGCKGDTCLGCPELQKELYMGRDSCAMLTDPSGPFRECHSTVDAHRSFNNCVGEVCSSGGLQSVLCQSLARYVSACQEAGVHISPWRNSTFCDLLCPAGSHYSLCSDALPPSCVSVPPPVPALSSSPCREDCQCDPGLLRSGGACVPPQQCGCLNDGGYLLSGETYYTDFCQQLCTCQLGGMLQCQAASCSSGEECRVKDGVLGCHLPALHGRCSVLGGMHYHTFDGRDFDFRGNCTYTLARRIPKWGAGGGLASFFVRVQNEQQEGSAVWLTNRVELEVSGQNFSLSREHAGKVEVDGVLENLPFSRPGVRVYRRGLGVVIHAHSLVKVTFDLQYHVALMIPDGHRDQLYGLCGNFNGNPWDDLQLPDGRLTEDPQELGASWRAPVLGEDCSDGCGGACPHCDPQVATSWVQEESSCWLTMAPSGPFAACSPVVDPQSFFGACMYDLCLAQAGRVPLCASLQAYASACQEAGVSILPWRTSAFCPPRCPEFSHYSPCADACAAACAEVRPILDCPANCTEACACDSGYVFDGNACVSADECGCFRDGRRYKPGEDTLVENCSLNCTCVPPSLLCEPYSCPVPLTCQAWDGVLSCHEPALSSVSADDDWLPTDCTESIDGSDASPCPEHSSYTTCGTACPRSCTHKLQNMMCITLCVAGCFCDKGYLQSPRGCVREDQCGCIYNGQYYNPGDVFWTPVDCRQRCTCVPSTGAVLCQNSSCGAQEQCSLSVGVWRCHPTGHFNCSVQAGRHFLTFDRRAYDFWGSCSYWLVRICSQNSQLVPFEIRLSEGSCGNRLSNDVDLSIKVYKTLISISKASPLKVQVNGSQVFLPFTWNSQVVIYPSPWSVMVETDFGLRVALYQSSTWVVFLPRTYGSVVCGLCGNANGNPSDDFLMPTGQLAVSAQEFSSSWQVDKVPGCETVCSSGTRQCRVEEQQLFRRELYCGVLLNDMGPFGRCTRILDPQPYLRSCIADTCAYGGHHSALCSSIAAYVAACQAAEIPVRQWRRDTFCGAACPDNSHYELCGTSCPVTCYNLAAPVYCSASCREGCQCDSGFVLGNGRCIPISDCGCLYQGQYYPQGVFYPEAGCHLRCQCSMGGRVQCFRCGCGPQEQCREEGGVRKCVPASYGMCLVLAGIGYVTFDGDRYVAGGSCSYLVAQAEGLDLERFVVVLRMEGARVASVVAVALEGYNIMIRRAAPRKIRVNGEDFSLPLEMPDRLIWAYQDGITTVLQTGFGLKVLFSSNGPLWLVVPSRYRSATSGLCGNFNGLNWDDRRLRSGAPASSLAAFLSSWAEAGEGVACDHGCADNCPFCDVALGLGGIIQQKCGPLSAVDGPFGRCRAVLESDQFFPFCVDALCKTSGDLCLILEAYAMACRSRGGVPGPWRANASCPLTCPDRSSVSPCVASSSSSCAEVLSPPRGPGGCSEGCQCDNGNVFDGGECIPLGNCGCLYQGRYIKMGAKLYNEDCTRRCECHRLGGTLCEPTACSPREICTLRDGVRGCYPREQGCQLLGGSGLQSFDGRQLTLTPGAPYELSSLCDPTSDKWFRVVACSSSQGQKTRVLHIFLGLSLIRIQDRTVQVNGRRVTLPVSLAAGVSLRENGAGALVVKRGLEIEVQLSPSEDVTVVLSLWYVGKTCGACGNYNGSPSDDLVGSNSWVAKNFTGCGAAV